The stretch of DNA TTTTGTGATTTCCTGCTACCTGTTAAGAAATATTTCGATAATGAATGCAATGCTTCGTATCCTTCGATTTTTATGTGACCATTTTAGCGTCATCTTCACTAATAGAAAATACCGGTAGTTATCAAATAAGAAACTGCAACTTAATCCATATATACACTGTATATTTAATACAATTTATAGAGAAGCACATTGTCTTTATAATTATGCAAGTGATTGCATATAAGAAAGATATATTTTAACAGATACGGATATTATATAAATATACAATTTAATTGTTAAACAATTATAAAGAGACGTGGACAGAAAATGTCAGTATTCAATTTTGTTGTAGAGATTGTAGAAGGGAAGAGCCGTAACGTTGCTGCCCGGATAGTACAAAGGAGCTGGGAACGCAATTGATCTGGGGACTGGGACCCTCAACAGGGAGTTGTCTCTGAAAACTAGAGGCATTCCTACAAGAGTCTGCGCTGACGCGTGAGCCATATTAGCTGCCTCAAGTTCTGCTGAGAGCTGTCGCTTCCACTTATTCCTACGGTTCTGGAACCAGGTTTTGACTTGGGTCTCTGTGAGCTGCAGGCTGGTGGCGAGGCAAGCTCTTTCCGAGCTGCTCAGGTAACGTTTCATGTCGAACGTGGATTCCAGTTGGTAGACTTGGCTCCGGGAGAAAACCGTGCGTGTCTTCTTTTTGGCCGGATTCCCCTGTCTGTCCGcctccctctgtctgtctgaGGGTGTCTGCAAGCAAGTTTTCTCCTTTTCTTCCTTGTAAATCTGACCATCTTGCGAAAGGTACTGCTGCCTCCTCTCAGTGTTTTCCTGCCCAGAATTGCCAACTCCTTTAGAATTACCTAAagtgtaaaacaatgaaacatttttttcagatattcTTTCACTGGTCTTTGCAGTAATCATATTTCCACTACTTTTACAAATTAAAATCAAACTCTTGCTGTATACACTCCAAAATAACGGAACGACATACAGCGTTTACGTTTATTAGTCTCTTCATCTAAATGAAGTGGCGTTTGAAATACACTTTCCTTTAAGCACTGACATTAAATATAATTGAAACTAATATCGGGTAACGCAAGAGAGCAAGCTGAACGGAATTTAGCATATTGTCTTGCTAAGAAACAGCCACCGTCTCTGAACAATCATCCATAGGCCAAAAAATTGCAAATTGTTCTACAGCGATACGCAGCCTTTTAATAAGCCTCACCTGAACGCGCAACATAAACTGTCATAATTTTGCTGTAAGCGGCTGGTGAATCCCATTGTTCATACTTAGTAAACCCTTAATGAAAGATGAAGAAGAAACGTATTCCTTAATCTGTGCAGTAATTTAAGTTGATGAAAATAAATAATCATGTAAGTACGTCGTGAGACCATTGTGGTGTGAACGAAGTCAAGAGCCAGGCTGCTGCCGTTGTGTGATAGCCAGGGTTCTGTCACAACGCATCTACCACAGCCAAGTCCTTGAattctttttttaaatcaagCTCTGATATGAATTTATAAAATACCAAATGTCATGCTTCAAAAATCAATCGCATGGATGCCCCCTCTATCCGCTACAAAATATGTGGCTTTTGCTCTTTACATGAATTTAATACACCTTCCTTGACGACATTAATTCAAAGTGTCAGCGTCTGCGAATGGTCTGATGatgttttcattatttttgttTGGTTTTATAAAAAGACATTAAAATATTGGTTTATGCGTGGGTATTATCGTGTTAAGACGTCTATGAGTTACCCTACGGCCcctatatataaaacaaaatgaaaacaaCCCTAAACGCTTCAAtttaaatacaatattggaagCTGGTAATATTTTCTCTAATAAAATTATTCTATAAATAATATCCAAAAAATAAAGGATAATAGTGCACGATAAATAGGAAACATTTGGCTGTACTTACTCACACACGTGTAGCTGATAGTCTGGTGCCTGCGACAGGGCTCTCCCGGGCCAGAGTCAGAACAGAAGCAGTCTAGATCTTTGTATCCTTCCTCGGTTAACTCTTCGTCCGAGGAATCGGACAAACATCGCTGCCTGGCATTTACTTTAGCATTGTCTTTGCAACCTGTGCGTTCTTCCTTCGACGAGGTCCCAAGTATGGACTGGATGGTGAAGCTGGAGATCGGGGCTGGGGAACACTTTGTAATGTCGTCTTTGTTGCTCATTCTGCGTGCATAAAAAAGAACAGAAACTTAATTGCCTCACTGTCGCTTGAAGAAGTCTTAGTGGACGTATATTCTTCTGGCTTTGTTCTGCGGTCGCTTTCCCTGAGCATGCACGGGCTGAATGCATTCTCTGTGTCCCGTAAACCTGTATTGATCTCCTGCCTAGTCGCTGGCGTTGGCTGATTTGCATGTAGGTTTGAGTTGCAGCCAATCAAAAACAGCAGTCGGTGCCGGAAATTTTGAACTTTACACAAGCTAAGGGATGATTAGGTTAACCTAAGTATCTGATTGATTGTTGATGTTTGTAACATTATAAACATATTCTTACTTTGGAGGAATATGATGCAACACAGTGTGACAATAGATATGGCCCAATAGGCGCACGTGGTGACACAAATGCGTCTAGTTGTTTTATGTTTTAATGAACGATAGGCTGCGGTATAGCTCACTTGACTATGTGACTGTCTTCCTAAATATTAAATAGTTCCTGCTCAGTGAGATCAGGAAATGGGGCCATTAATAACTACAGAGTTTATAAAAGTAGTCAAATTAAGTCGATAACGTGGGATAGGCACAAATCAAAACAATTATAAAATGTTTATGCCAAAAATGtaaaataatataataaaaataatttataTGGCAGTCTTTCTTCCGATTATATTGTCGAGGATATGGAACTTAGGAGAATTCTTCGTTCCATCTGTCAGATCTCTATGGGTGTGCTTTAGTTTTTACAGTGTGGTTTTGAAAATTCGTGACCTGAGCAGCACAAAGCTATGAATGGAACAGCCTAGTGATATCAACAAATGCTGCTTCAGCGGCGGAACTGATTTATAAAAATGTTTAGTTCTGAAACAAAATGCATGTTCAGTGGCAGTTAATTTTATTGTGAGTGTTGGGGGATACCTGGGGCCTTCCAAGACCATAAGTGCATATTCAGCAGAAGAATAAAGCATTTAAATATCTCGAATTTGGTTTTGCTTGAGGTTACCGATAGCTGCAGCCTGAATGGTAGTTTGGATTAACTCTAGTCGCTGGTCTGCAGAAGATTGAACGGTTTTGGTTGGGCTTAATCTAGGACTAAACCTTAATTGATTTTGGATGGCGACTATTTATGGTTGTAAGTAGTGTTGACTTCGAAAGAAAAAATATTCAATACTCAGTATTTTTCTTCAATACAAGGTTGGCTAACCATTCTTATTTAACAAGACCAGATTTAGAGACAAATGCAATAATATTCGTTGGAATGGAAAATGGTTTAAAATCGATCACCGTGGGGAGTTTGTGGAGAGATGGGTTTACTGAACTTTACCAAGTCTGCGTGATGACCAGGGAGTGGTAGTGCGCAATCTGTGCTGTGGAAATCGGTGGCAACAAGACGCACTGGATGTCAAAGATTAAGATTTGGAAGGttgcccccctcccctcccttccgTTTGTGGTGCTTGGCACATGAGTTGGAATAGCACCCGAGACTGAATGGATGAAGCTGATCTTAGTTTTAAATTGACTAAATATCTAAGGTTAAGTGCCGCTGGATGGGTCATGTACCAAGTACAGCAACTACATAGGATGCTCATTTCTTGGCGTCAGGCATAATGGCGACACCAGGAGAGATGCAACACGAGATCACTGCAGACGCTCAGCCAATTATTGATATGACAGGAATGGAACTAAGATAAACAACTTAGTAAACGTAATTGATGTCAGTAGTTTTAAACTTTGCATTGGTATTCAATCGGACTGTGATTACCAGTGACCAGATACTGTTACCTGACTTTCCTATTGGAATGGGCAAAATTGAATAATTTATGTCAAATgaaccctcttttatccttaaaTCGATTGCTAATACGCAACGGAATTATAGCCTTTAAACCGTTTCGTTTCTGTATCCTTTATATCAGCGATAAAGAGAAACTGATTGGATTTACTTTTTTGGAAGAGAAGTTCCATTAAAGCATTTTGAAAATACgtttgaaagtaaaatagcaGATTTAACCAGCTGCACCTCCTCATTCGTCCAATGTTTTGTCTGGAGTTGTGCCCTGTGTATGCCTACTGCATTTTATGATGTACTGTATGCAGGGATACAACATTGACCCGTGTACAGAAGAAAATGCACGCGATGtacagtttttaaaatatatatctaTCACATTTAAGATCATTCTTAACCCAATTTCTCTTCATTGTGGCGGCACCAAATATTACTGATATTTTCCAACAATACAATGTACGGTTGTAATCCGAGACACTGAATGTCTCTACGGTTTGTATATAAACTATTAGCAGCAATCTAAAGGCAAGCGTGAGTAACATACGATATATTTAGCGTCCATTGGACCGACAGTTAGTGAATAAATTAATCAGTTCCTTGATCAATGACCAAACCTCGAACATCGCTGCTAGATTAGTTGAAGTAGACGTACCATTAAGAAATGAATTAATTTATGACTGTCTAATTGAATAGAGGGTTTAATTAAGGAACTAGCCAGTTAACCAGTTGATCGAAGTAAAGCGCACCTAGCCAGTCTTCAGGAGATACTGCTGGCGAGCTATTAAAATAAGGCATGAGCACGTGACCAGACAGAATGAATAGGACATGTCAATTTGTTAAGTAATTAAAGTATCAGGTTAATAAACGAAACTGAAAATCCTATGTTATGAACATGAATTTTGGTATAATTCTCCTCAAACCATCACGTCTGTGATGCAACTGTCAGTTTCAGGTTCGCTATGAAGTTATTAGGTTATTGAAGATTAGCAACATTCATCCCATCAATTACCTGATTACTCAGTAAAGAAGTCTTGAGCCAAAGTATATTTTACTCATATGATTTTATGATAACCCACCCCGCTTCCATCCCCTTGATCAACTACAGACTTTTGTTGACCGTTTTTATTGAATATCTCATAAATATGAACAGTTGCAAAACAAAAGCATCTTGATTCTCAAATACAGGTCGATTGACATATATAAGGCCTTGTAACAACCTCGTCTTTTTTATATTAATTGAAATACAGTTGTTATTAGAGTTAGTTTTAAATAAGATCGCTTATTCACCTATTAAGTGCATCAGATTAAATGTCACTTCTGCTAATACTTTTCGTCTAAAATGCTTTCCGTGGCAAAGCTGAATCGATCTTATTGGAGTTCGACTGTGTTTACTTGGTTATTTTGCTGGCTCTGAAAGCTCTCGATGGAAGGGGCCGGTTAATTGATTGATTGGCAGGGGCTGCGCTCTTGTCCTGCTCCGGGAGGCAGGTGTGAGCGTCCTGCTCCGTTCTACcacattaaccttttcatgcTTTCACAGGGTCGCGACACATTACAAATGGTCAGCTTTAATCATAGTGTCAGCTCGTTAACGTGGCGCGCCCCTGCAAAAGGCGCTGGATGATCAGTCTTCATTCTCCTCTTAGTCAGGCGCTGGGGCTAGCGCCAGCCTGTAGCCACAAAAAGAAGCAATAGCGGCTTCAGAAAGTTACAAACTGGACGCAATTAGCCTACTTGATCTTACGTAGGCACTAAACAGGGATATGGTGCAACTTGTTGGGGGATCACGTCAGGTACCAGCATTTCATTTAATCCATTTGGGATATTCGAATAGTGTAATTTGTAAAGCAAAATCAAATTATTTCGCTAAATATATTGTTGCACCCAATTTGATCCCGCTGACTACTCATTGGTTCAAAATTTTAAAGTCAGTTTATTCATTACCCATTGTGGTAATGTTGGTCAAATTAAAGATGTACGTGCACAGAGTATAATTACTAGTGGCTGAGGTTCTTCTTCAGTTACCCACCAAAAATCCAGATTCGCCGGACATATGTGCACAGGAGCAAACATTTTGCTGTGTGATGTATTGCCGACAGCCAAGCAGGACACTGCGTTTGAATAGTGTTTGGAGGCAATAAAGATAAGCCGTGAAATCTACATTGACGTATTAAATAGGCACATTTTGCGAGCCTTAACTGTTTAAGAGACTGTTAAATGCCCGCATCTGCTCGAAAAGAACTCTTAAAATTATATTATAATAAAACCTGTTCGTTCTAAGACCTCTGCTGTTCTCAATAACGTAGATCACGTCTGTAGATTTGAGGGGATAGCTGGTATTTTCTTTTGTAAGCCGGTCGGAGAAAACGTACCTCGGGTAAATCTGGTCTGTAATCACTGCCAGTGTATCATGCCTGTTAATGCTTTATAAGCACAGATTGTGAAAGCGCAGAAAATGGAagcattctcccccccccccccccaccccatctcaaAAAAAAGTATAGAAAATGTCAGGCGCGCATTGTCTCTAATGAAAATTGATCTTGAGTAGGTTTATGCTGCTCGAAAATAGCCTCCTGACCGCCTATAATATTGCGAAGGTTCCACCTGCAGTGACAGATGAAGTCATAAACAAGTTTGATCTGCGAATCAAGCTTCGATAAATATTAAACACAGTCCTTTACACGTGTGTATTATGATGTATGGCGCGTCGAACTTTAAAATAAGGAAATTACCGAAGAAAATGATATCAATAAATTTTCTAAGTATAAACGTTGATTATGTTTCGATTTTCATTCAAAAGCTTGCTGTTTCTGGTACAAATGACATCTCACAACGGGCTGCAAAAAGGCTCCCTATTCCACGGGAGCCTGGAGGTGTACAATTTATGTAATCGGGGCTGGAAAATGAATTGTGTAATTTATTGGAAAACAGAAGTCATCAAGATTAGATCAGCATAGCCTATCAAAGGGCTACAATCCATCAAGTTCCAATTAACAACCTAAGACGCGTAAACCATAGAGCGTTAATGGGTTTCCAATCTACTGGACTGATAGACTCATCAATTCCTCGGGGATGAATTAAGAAAATCGACCGCCCCGTAGCGTGCAGTGTCATTCCTTTCTGCAACTATATGTCAAATTAAAAACACAATTAAAATTTAAACTGTTTCAATCAGAGGTGCCCTGCAACCTATGTTTCACTTAATAGAACTTTGATGAAAATCTGATGGTTACACTCCATCATTGAGGCGAATGGgactcagaggtgcaaaggattcTTTAAACTGCATTTCTAAAAAAAAATAGACCCGGGTGATGTACTGTAGTGCTCACGTTTAAACCAGGTAGACCAAGGTAACAGTTACCAACCGAGTCGTATGTACTTAGAATTTGCTGTTTATTATAACGGGTGATGAAGTTGTTTTGTTGACTAAAATGCCGGAGCCGTTACAAAGCGCGGATCAGGGTTAATTACTGAGTAAAGCGATTTCAGGACTGTTTTACAAGAGACGAAGGGTCGAAATACACACCACCTATGAAGATATGTACTGTAGTATCTGTGCTGCATTCTTTTCACCGAGTGTGTTGAGTTTCACTATATACCGTATATTGAGTTTTGGCGTGAAGTTTGAAGATGTCCTAATTGCTAATTGTGCTTCCCCCTTTCCCCTTCCAAGCTCATAAATCAAGGTCACAACAATCTAGGAGCGTAAGATGAACAATGCAACTCATTGAAACAATATTTTGCAGACATTTTGCGATCAATACGAACTAAAGCATAATGCTATGCCAATCTATTAATGCTCTTTAATGGCCTCTCGTTGAGTTTGCATCGCTCTAGTCAATAAAGGAACGTGATTACCTCGAAGATACTTTGTCGTTCTCCCCTTTATTGAAATaagcacttttttaaaaaaaaggaaaatgaaaGTTTGAAAGCATGCCTTACTGACCTGCCAAGTGTGCCGTTTCCTTTCGGAAAATCGAAAGTATCTTCAGAAGAACAGATCAGTGCCAGAGTTAAACACAGATTTTGGAGAGTTCGACGAAATTAGTGTAGTTGTTAAACTGTAAAATACCCGCGGGGCGCTGGAGCTGTACTGACCTCATCCACAACTGATCTGCATGGTGGTTCTGAAGACTATTCGGGCAGTAATGGAAAGGTTATATCTGCTTGGAATGATTGGAGTGTTTGCTATACAAAAGTTCCCCGTGTTTTGTACCAAATAAAAGAAATACATGTGTGTGTAGGGTAAAAACACGACAACGGCCATATTTACAGAAATGAGCAGGGATCACAATATATCAAACAAAAGCAGAGATTTGGAAACTGGAGCGCTTAAGTGCTAAGCAGGAACTGTTCATATTTGTCATGAGTCCTTGCACTGTAGCGTTCTCTCATTTCTGAGGCGCCAGTATGTGGAACAATGGCAATGGTTTCTTTGTCCCAAGTACGCATCAGTATGGCCTTTATATATAGATACTGTTCTAAATTAAATTTACATATTTTATACTCTTGATTTATTTACAAAAACGATTAAAACCATCTTATTATGATCTTATATCTGGTTGTTTAATCATTTACAAAAAGTTTGGCAAAATAATGTAAAAGTTGAAATCCTATTGAAAAGAACCCCGTTTTAGGCGGAAAGTGTATTAAAGGTTTAAACTTTTCTAAATAGGAATCATTTCATTTAGGCGGGATTCTGAAATGGACTTTGGatactatttgaaaattcaattttcCTCAACGTTCTACAGAGTAAAGCGTTTATTCAGCTACAGATCAAGAAATGTAATTATGTGGGTGACAAGTACAATTAATGGCGAAACCAATTATGGAAAGATAAAATAATATAAAACCCATCGATGAATGATAAAACAAAATCAGCCTACATTTTTTCACTGTTTTGGTTGGGCTAGTAATCATGATAATTTTTTGGTTCAAAACTCAAGGAGAAATACACGCCTTTTACCTAAATGGTGCAGACAATCTGAAGAAACTTGTCTATTTCTATCTAAACCAAATGTGCACGTGTATTTACAAAAAGGTAAGTCCACAAAATTACTCAAGATAGGCTTGAAGAGCGGTACAATTGCTGGAATATAATATTTTTCTCTCAAATCGGTTTGGACAGTTTGAATGCCTGTAAAATGGCCCCTACATACGCAAGCGTGATTAAATCTCATCGCcgtactgtgtggtttaacaagCTAATTGTAATTTTCAACATTATTGCACTGGCTACAGTTTATATTTCAAATATTGTAGAGACGAAGGGGAGTCGTGGATGGGTGAATATCGGGTGTGGGTAGTGGAGAGAGCAACGTCACGTTGCTAAAAGATTCAAAATTTGGCACTAGCCAGTAAAGTTAAACTGATATTGAGGTTTATCTGTTTTATTTTGGATTTGATGAACCATCAGATATGCAGCAATTGTATCAGTGAAGCTGCGTTCGTAAAAGATATCACACCCCTTTGTGCAAGAAAGTAGCTCAGTTAGTAAACGGTTTGCAACTTGATGAATTTTGAAGTGCTGTTATAATATGATTTTGCTTCAATTGGACCGGTTAATTCTTGGCAGAGAATAAATTACGTTGTATTCATGATATTCAATACAGAATGAAAATACTTTTGCGTATTTTTTGCTGTTTCTTCTTGATTAAACCGGTTAGTGTTTATAATGTAAACGGCTTGAAAGTTCATATTGACAATGTTGTCATAAAGTTAGTATCGCCAACAATACAAGATACCATTTTGTTGCATCTTTACACAAAGGGGAACATATTTTGGCCTCTGCGCTGTTTATTTTCATCCATGACgcataacatttttttttaaatcaaagcaCAGAGACACCTATTTAGTGTCTTGTCACTTGTGAATCATCCTACGGAACCGTTGACAGGGTTTCACGCGATAAAGCTCACAACATCGCTATCTGGAAATCAGAACGCTGCGCTATTGTTTTATTGGACGTCAACCATAAAAACACAAATGGAATTTATTTAGAGTTGTCCGACTGTAAATGACTTTAGTTGTGACCTTCTgcgaaaaagaaaataaatagttaaaagatattttcagtatatCAGCACCGGCATTTATCTGTGCAATCAAGGGATTACCAAACTCGGACGGTGCGTACTTGATTCAACAATACAATCTCACATATTTGCTTCACCTTGTCTGGGACCTACCATTGAAATTTCGCACTCTTGTCAGGATTGAAACTGTCCTCTTACTTGTCGGAACATCCCTTTCAAAAGCATTGACTGTCACTTAACATAAAGAGAATTATTTGATGCATAATTAAATATATTCTTATCTTTTGTGTGTCCAGGTACTTGGCAGTTGAAGTGCAGTCACTGTCTGCTCCAACTATTGCGACATTCATTCATCTACAGGTGATTCTTCTAACAATCGCTTACAGTTTCAGTTCCGCAAGCCCTTGGCTCATAAATCACTACCACCACGAAAAGCCCCCACCCCTTCCTTCGAATGGGCTTCATATTTTAAAAGAACCTTTTGAAAGATATACTGTATTCTTATTGCCGtgaa from Hemitrygon akajei chromosome 23, sHemAka1.3, whole genome shotgun sequence encodes:
- the hmx2 gene encoding homeobox protein HMX2 isoform X1 → MSNKDDITKCSPAPISSFTIQSILGTSSKEERTGCKDNAKVNARQRCLSDSSDEELTEEGYKDLDCFCSDSGPGEPCRRHQTISYTCVRFTKYEQWDSPAAYSKIMTVYVARSGNSKGVGNSGQENTERRQQYLSQDGQIYKEEKEKTCLQTPSDRQREADRQGNPAKKKTRTVFSRSQVYQLESTFDMKRYLSSSERACLATSLQLTETQVKTWFQNRRNKWKRQLSAELEAANMAHASAQTLVGMPLVFRDNSLLRVPVPRSIAFPAPLYYPGSNVTALPFYNLYNKIEY
- the hmx2 gene encoding homeobox protein HMX2 isoform X2, producing MSNKDDITKCSPAPISSFTIQSILGTSSKEERTGCKDNAKVNARQRCLSDSSDEELTEEGYKDLDCFCSDSGPGEPCRRHQTISYTCVSNSKGVGNSGQENTERRQQYLSQDGQIYKEEKEKTCLQTPSDRQREADRQGNPAKKKTRTVFSRSQVYQLESTFDMKRYLSSSERACLATSLQLTETQVKTWFQNRRNKWKRQLSAELEAANMAHASAQTLVGMPLVFRDNSLLRVPVPRSIAFPAPLYYPGSNVTALPFYNLYNKIEY